A window of the Bacillus sp. A301a_S52 genome harbors these coding sequences:
- a CDS encoding DUF1427 family protein, which produces MQEIALALIAGLIVGIVFTWIKLPIPSPPALPGVIGILGIYLGHKIMNYVSAFLS; this is translated from the coding sequence ATGCAGGAAATAGCACTTGCGTTAATTGCTGGCCTAATCGTCGGCATCGTCTTTACATGGATTAAACTCCCTATACCATCACCACCTGCCTTGCCAGGTGTTATCGGCATTTTAGGCATCTATTTAGGACATAAGATCATGAATTATGTCAGTGCTTTTTTATCATAA
- a CDS encoding purine-nucleoside phosphorylase codes for MHAINDIYQAKEYIRGLTKHKPEIGIILGSGLGDLADDLEEAVIIPYEDIPYFSKSDAQGHANQLVIGKLKGKTIVAMKGRYHYYEGYTLDEVTFPIRVMKALGIETLIVTNACGAVNTSFSPGDLMLITDHINLVGVNPLIGKNNEELGPRFPDVSQVYNKELRNMSKEIAKEQGITLREGVYGWWSGPVYETPAEIRMIRTLGGDAIGMSTVPETTVAVHAGLKVLGISCLTNMACGILDQPLSHQEVIEVAGQAKSKFIRFITEVVQKI; via the coding sequence ATGCATGCTATTAATGACATTTATCAGGCGAAAGAGTATATAAGAGGATTAACTAAACATAAACCTGAAATTGGTATCATACTAGGGTCTGGTCTCGGTGACTTGGCTGATGACCTTGAGGAAGCTGTCATTATTCCATATGAAGATATTCCTTATTTTAGCAAGTCAGATGCCCAAGGTCATGCTAATCAATTAGTCATTGGGAAATTAAAAGGAAAAACCATTGTAGCTATGAAAGGAAGATACCATTATTATGAAGGTTATACATTAGATGAAGTCACATTTCCGATTCGTGTCATGAAGGCCCTAGGAATTGAGACATTAATTGTCACCAATGCTTGTGGAGCAGTGAATACGTCGTTTAGTCCTGGGGATCTTATGCTCATAACAGATCACATTAATCTTGTTGGTGTGAATCCACTTATAGGAAAGAACAATGAAGAGCTAGGACCAAGATTTCCTGATGTCTCACAAGTATATAACAAAGAGTTAAGAAACATGAGTAAGGAAATTGCAAAGGAACAAGGTATTACATTGCGAGAAGGCGTTTACGGCTGGTGGAGTGGGCCTGTATATGAAACCCCCGCTGAAATTAGAATGATTAGAACATTAGGAGGCGATGCGATTGGCATGTCCACTGTTCCTGAAACTACCGTAGCTGTTCATGCAGGCCTTAAAGTTTTAGGTATTTCGTGTTTAACGAATATGGCATGTGGCATTTTGGATCAACCATTAAGTCATCAAGAAGTCATTGAGGTAGCCGGTCAAGCAAAGAGTAAATTCATTCGCTTCATAACAGAAGTGGTCCAGAAAATTTAG
- a CDS encoding NupC/NupG family nucleoside CNT transporter codes for MTILWGLFGCSIIILISILMSENKKRINVRTVTIGFILQVIFGILVLRWDVGQKAIQVASDGVNSLIGYGNEGLTFVFGPLADRSGDVGVFAVTVLGMIIFLTVLIALLYYFGIMQHVVRFIGGFISKLMQTSYAESVAAAANIFIGNTQAPLVVKPYIATMSRSQIFSVMVGGLASVSGAVLMGLAAMGIPIQYLLSAAVMSAPAGLMIAKFVIPETEEIDNEEWKQSDDTMSKAKEDTNLIDVIFVNSKEGLHYAVNVGLMLIMFISLIALANGILGFGGSLVGLENLSLELILGYLFAPIAFLIGIPASEAVIAGNLLAQKMLLNEFVAFASFSTGLENFSERSIAILTFALSGFANFGAAGSIVGMLSRMVPKRKQEVQQLAIKALIAATLANLLNGAIVMIIL; via the coding sequence ATGACTATATTATGGGGTTTATTTGGGTGTAGTATCATTATTCTCATCTCCATTTTAATGTCGGAAAATAAGAAACGCATTAATGTCCGCACTGTCACAATTGGTTTTATCTTACAGGTCATTTTCGGTATTTTAGTTTTGAGATGGGACGTTGGGCAAAAAGCTATTCAAGTAGCTTCTGATGGCGTTAATAGTCTGATAGGATATGGAAATGAAGGGCTAACTTTCGTATTTGGTCCCTTAGCAGATCGTAGTGGAGATGTAGGTGTTTTCGCAGTCACTGTTTTAGGAATGATTATCTTCTTAACCGTTTTAATTGCCTTGCTTTATTATTTTGGTATTATGCAGCATGTTGTTCGTTTTATAGGAGGATTTATCTCAAAGCTCATGCAAACCTCTTACGCTGAATCAGTGGCTGCCGCTGCTAATATTTTTATAGGCAATACGCAAGCACCTCTTGTTGTTAAGCCATATATAGCCACTATGTCACGGTCACAAATCTTCTCAGTTATGGTAGGGGGACTTGCTTCTGTCTCTGGTGCTGTGTTAATGGGGCTAGCAGCTATGGGAATTCCCATCCAATACCTTCTATCAGCAGCGGTCATGTCAGCTCCTGCCGGATTAATGATTGCTAAGTTTGTTATTCCAGAAACTGAGGAAATCGATAATGAAGAATGGAAGCAAAGTGATGACACTATGTCAAAAGCTAAAGAAGATACAAATTTAATTGACGTGATCTTTGTAAACTCAAAGGAAGGCTTGCATTATGCCGTGAATGTAGGGCTTATGCTCATTATGTTTATTAGTTTAATTGCTTTAGCAAATGGCATACTAGGTTTTGGTGGCTCTCTTGTGGGACTAGAAAACCTTTCATTAGAACTTATTTTAGGCTACCTTTTCGCTCCCATTGCCTTTTTAATTGGCATTCCTGCAAGCGAAGCCGTTATAGCTGGTAATCTTCTCGCACAAAAAATGCTATTAAATGAATTTGTGGCGTTTGCCTCTTTTTCCACAGGGTTAGAAAACTTTTCAGAACGTTCAATAGCTATCTTAACGTTTGCCTTAAGCGGCTTTGCTAATTTTGGTGCCGCTGGTAGTATTGTAGGAATGCTATCTAGAATGGTCCCTAAGCGCAAACAGGAAGTTCAACAATTGGCAATAAAAGCACTCATTGCTGCTACATTGGCCAATTTACTAAATGGCGCTATCGTGATGATTATACTCTAG
- a CDS encoding ATP-binding cassette domain-containing protein, with product MIEAKEITKTFGERALFTDFNLSVPEGAFLAITGESGTGKTTLLNMLSLLEKPDNGDITIDSKINPSKREIMLLRRHTIGYLFQNYALIPNETVEKNIALALRYQKERAWKDVIAETLERVGLKGFEKKKVYTLSGGEQQRVAFARMIAKDCRYIFADEPTGNLDSKNADQIFSLLEETHRQGKTVLLVTHDMELARRAPEQLAL from the coding sequence ATGATTGAAGCGAAAGAAATTACAAAAACATTTGGTGAGCGAGCATTGTTTACGGATTTTAATTTATCTGTGCCGGAAGGGGCATTTTTAGCTATTACTGGTGAGAGTGGCACGGGTAAAACCACTCTCTTAAATATGCTAAGTTTGTTAGAGAAACCGGATAATGGGGATATCACGATTGATAGTAAAATCAATCCAAGTAAGCGGGAAATAATGTTGCTACGCCGGCATACAATCGGCTATTTGTTCCAAAATTATGCCTTAATTCCGAATGAAACGGTAGAAAAGAATATTGCCCTTGCGTTGCGTTATCAGAAGGAAAGAGCGTGGAAAGACGTCATAGCAGAAACATTAGAGCGTGTCGGTTTGAAAGGCTTTGAGAAGAAAAAAGTGTATACATTAAGTGGAGGCGAACAGCAACGTGTGGCATTCGCCCGTATGATTGCTAAAGATTGCCGCTATATTTTTGCAGATGAGCCAACAGGTAATCTGGATTCTAAAAATGCAGACCAAATATTTTCATTGTTGGAGGAGACACATAGACAAGGGAAAACGGTACTCCTTGTGACACATGATATGGAATTAGCCCGGCGAGCGCCTGAGCAGTTGGCGTTGTAA